From one Lates calcarifer isolate ASB-BC8 unplaced genomic scaffold, TLL_Latcal_v3 _unitig_1156_quiver_1951, whole genome shotgun sequence genomic stretch:
- the LOC108886872 gene encoding LOW QUALITY PROTEIN: B-cell antigen receptor complex-associated protein beta chain-like (The sequence of the model RefSeq protein was modified relative to this genomic sequence to represent the inferred CDS: deleted 1 base in 1 codon) — protein MRWLLAGCCALALINLSAAKHTELQIIQKPRFYGLKTNRMAGIHCSINQPFRSQPVTVDWYKADTHMRHNIAEVKGERIKLQNINYTQNASLYIYKTQVEDSGVYFCKFNNTWGPGTQLIVIRSIDPLTAQYRTNMKDGLIIFQALLLAVCIAAIMLRKQKLWEKSDSIYEEPETDHIYEGLAIETCGGGLYEELTVYAQAEGAEAPWE, from the exons ATGCGCTGGTTGCTGGCTGGATGCTGCGCCCTCGCTTTGATCAATCTCTCAG cGGCCAAACACACTGAATTGCAGATCATCCAGAAGCCCCGGTTCTATGGTTTAAAAACCAACCGCATGGCGGGAATACACTGTTCCATAAATCAACCCTTCCGGTCCCAGCCAGTGACTGTGGACTGGTACAAAGCTGATACACACATGAGGCACAACATTGCAGAGGTAAAGGGAGAAAGGATTAAACTTCAAAACATTAATTACACCCAAAACGCCTCTCTCTACATATATAAAACACAAGTAGAGGACAGTGGAGTGTACTTCTGCAAGTTCAACAATACATGGGGACCTGGAACTCAACTTATAGTTATCC GGTCCATTGACCCTTTAACGGCACAGTACAGGACCAATATGAAAGACGGTCTCATCATCTTCCAGGCTCTTCTGTTGGCT GTGTGTATTGCTGCTATAATGCTACGCAAACAAAAACTG tgggAAAAGAGTGACAGCATCTATGAGGAGCCTGAAACTGATCACATCTATGAG ggTTTGGCGATTGAGACATGTGGCGGAGGTCTGTATGAGGAACTTACTGTGTACGCCCAGGCTGAAGGAGCAGAGGCCCCATGGGAGTGA
- the LOC108886873 gene encoding interferon a3 encodes MLNRILFVCLFLALYSAGSSLSCRWMDHKFRQYSENSLDLLDTMVNNSTNSTEDAEVEDTVAFPNDLYSQASKASAEDKLGFTVQVLEEMAVLFEEDHSAASWEESTVKDFVNIVTQQADGLHSCTGSHSHKKKNKKLHMYFKRLSGHVLERMGHSAEAWELIRKKIKTHLMRAHQLVSSLLTTN; translated from the exons atgctgaacaggattttgtttgtttgcctgtttcTGGCTCTGTACAGTGCAGGctcctcactgagctgcaggtggatGGATCATAAATTCAGACAGTACAGTGAAAACTCTTTGGATCTACTAGATACCATG gtGAATAATTCCACTAACAGCACTGAGGATGCTGAAGTGGAGGACACTGTGGCCTTCCCTAATGATCTGTACAGCCAGGCGTCCAAAGCATCA gctgAGGATAAACTTGGTTTCACAGTGCAGGTTCTGGAGGAGATGGCCGTCCTGTTTGAGGAGGATCACAGCGCTGCATCATGGGAGGAGAGCACAGTGAAGGACTTTGTCAACATTGTGACCCAGCAGGCTGACGGCCTTCACTCCTGT actgggagccacagccacaagaagaagaacaagaagctGCACATGTATTTCAAGAGACTGTCAGGCCACGTCCTAGAACGAATG ggccaCAGTGCTGAAGCCTGGGAGCTGATcaggaagaaaatcaaaaccCATCTAATGAGAGCTCACCAGCTGGTTTCATCTCTGCTCACCACCAACTAA
- the LOC108886874 gene encoding interferon a3: protein MLNRILFVCLFLALYSAGSSLSCRWMDHKFRQYSENSLDLLDTMVNNSTNSTEDAEVEDTVAFPNDLYSQASKASAEDKLGFTVQVLEEMAVLFEEDHSAASWEESTVKDFVNIVTQQADGLHSCTGSHSHKKKNKKLHMYFKRLSGHVLERMGHSAESWELIRKKIKTHLMRAHQLVSSLLTTN from the exons atgctgaacaggattttgtttgtttgcctgtttcTGGCTCTGTACAGTGCAGGctcctcactgagctgcaggtggatGGATCATAAATTCAGACAGTACAGTGAAAACTCTTTGGATCTACTAGATACCATG gtGAATAATTCCACTAACAGCACTGAGGATGCTGAAGTGGAGGACACTGTGGCCTTCCCTAATGATCTGTACAGCCAGGCGTCCAAAGCATCA gCTGAGGATAAACTTGGTTTCACAGTGCAGGTTCTGGAGGAGATGGCCGTCCTGTTTGAGGAGGATCACAGCGCTGCATCATGGGAGGAGAGCACAGTGAAGGACTTTGTCAACATTGTGACCCAGCAGGCTGACGGCCTTCACTCCTGT actgggagccacagccacaagaagaagaacaagaagctGCACATGTATTTCAAGAGACTGTCAGGCCACGTCCTAGAACGAATG ggccaCAGTGCTGAATCCTGGGAGCTGATcaggaagaaaatcaaaaccCATTTAATGAGAGCTCACCAGCTGGTTTCATCTCTGCTCACCACCAACTAA